In the Candidatus Binataceae bacterium genome, one interval contains:
- a CDS encoding TldD/PmbA family protein — translation MPTSSDLFESIEYLKREGPALLARFAKSHRGAAYADLRFEVVFNRSASATNGEPRDANESATAAYAISVHAEQGGVVGHGQTGGEVGTLARSPTKLVAALRRALDEAHDRARFSAREKAALTKSLGASADSLMLRASLPPAPVRDEVEAHYKRDPRSLDSDELKRLALDASRAVSGLGKEIAFNVAAAMTELRHEIFVSTSGSLISQATAFAQGDCYVVAQSGDGHQESYDTIGQQRGFESIADGWRGELMPNRDLIGFCTELATEARELAAAPALKATDGEVVVVTDPHFNALAAHEIVGHPSEADRALKMEAAYAGRSWFLKSLAENQIGHRIGSPLLSACSDPTLDGYGHYRYDHEGTPGHRVINIDQGIFNGFLNSRDTAAALGAEPNGHARASEGWHVPLIRMSNTFFMPGETPPDKIIGEVERGYYVCGHQTPSIAESRENFRISARRVYEIDHGRLGKLYRAGSVIADSKSFFMNVDAVGNDLRLIAIPNCGKGQPMQVKRMSNGGPTLRSRARLGGG, via the coding sequence ATGCCCACGTCCAGCGATCTCTTCGAATCGATCGAATACTTAAAGCGCGAGGGGCCGGCGCTCCTCGCGCGCTTTGCCAAATCGCATCGTGGCGCGGCGTATGCCGACCTGCGCTTTGAAGTCGTCTTCAACCGGTCCGCATCGGCAACCAACGGCGAGCCGCGCGACGCCAACGAAAGCGCGACCGCCGCGTATGCGATCTCGGTGCATGCCGAGCAAGGAGGCGTCGTGGGGCACGGCCAGACCGGTGGCGAAGTCGGCACTCTGGCGCGCTCGCCTACAAAGCTCGTTGCGGCGCTCAGGCGCGCGCTCGACGAGGCGCACGATCGCGCCCGATTCAGCGCGCGCGAGAAAGCCGCGCTCACGAAGAGCCTCGGCGCCAGCGCCGATTCGCTCATGCTGCGGGCCTCGCTGCCGCCCGCTCCGGTGCGCGACGAAGTCGAGGCGCATTACAAGCGCGATCCGCGGAGCCTCGATAGTGACGAACTTAAGCGGCTTGCGCTCGACGCTTCGCGCGCCGTCTCCGGACTCGGCAAGGAAATCGCTTTCAACGTCGCGGCCGCGATGACGGAGCTGCGCCACGAAATCTTTGTCAGCACGAGCGGCAGCCTGATCTCGCAGGCGACCGCGTTTGCGCAGGGCGATTGTTACGTCGTGGCGCAGAGCGGCGACGGCCACCAGGAAAGCTACGACACTATCGGTCAACAGCGCGGCTTCGAGAGTATCGCCGACGGATGGCGCGGCGAGCTGATGCCGAATCGCGATCTCATCGGCTTCTGCACCGAGCTCGCCACCGAAGCGCGCGAACTCGCTGCCGCACCTGCGCTCAAGGCGACTGACGGCGAAGTGGTGGTCGTGACGGATCCGCACTTCAACGCGCTCGCGGCGCACGAGATCGTCGGACATCCGTCGGAAGCAGATCGCGCGCTCAAGATGGAAGCGGCGTACGCGGGCCGAAGCTGGTTTCTGAAGTCGCTCGCGGAGAATCAGATCGGCCATCGCATCGGATCGCCGCTGCTGTCTGCCTGCTCCGATCCGACGCTCGACGGCTATGGGCACTATCGCTACGACCACGAGGGCACGCCCGGCCATCGCGTGATCAATATCGACCAGGGAATCTTCAACGGCTTTCTCAACTCGCGCGACACTGCCGCCGCGCTCGGCGCGGAGCCCAACGGCCACGCGCGGGCGTCCGAAGGATGGCACGTGCCGCTCATCCGGATGTCGAACACGTTCTTCATGCCTGGCGAGACGCCGCCCGACAAGATCATCGGTGAGGTCGAGCGCGGCTACTATGTCTGCGGACATCAGACACCGTCGATCGCCGAATCGCGCGAGAACTTCCGCATCTCGGCGCGCCGCGTTTACGAGATCGATCATGGCCGGCTTGGAAAGCTCTATCGCGCGGGCAGCGTGATCGCCGACTCGAAGAGCTTCTTCATGAACGTCGAC
- a CDS encoding CoA transferase codes for MEKALAGVKVLDLTQFEAGTSCTEMLAWLGADVIKVESPKMGEQGRWLLTEKQGVDSHYFILLNANKRSVTINLKTDKGRELFIELVKKVDILAENYSLGTLEGLGLGYDKLREINPRLIYLTIKGFGTYGPYSKFKSFDMIAQATGGAMTLTGFPGSPPLKPGPTIGDTGTGIHAATGVLAAYIQRERTGHGQKVEVAMQECVLNFVRVPMMGTYITHKPSPRVGNRTSAGPGDVFKCAPGGDNDYVFILCTTPDMWESLCRAMGKPEMAADDRFKDHRSRAANIDALTEAIHEWTMQRSKHEVMRILGEAGVPCGKVLDSVELLNDPHMKERGMIVTINHPARGEFTMPGCPIKLEDSPVEVKPAPLHGQHTTEVLGEMLGMSAQQCEALRGEGVI; via the coding sequence ATGGAAAAAGCGCTGGCCGGCGTGAAAGTCCTCGACTTGACCCAGTTCGAAGCGGGCACTTCGTGCACCGAGATGCTCGCGTGGCTCGGCGCCGACGTCATCAAAGTCGAGTCGCCGAAGATGGGCGAGCAGGGCAGATGGCTGCTCACGGAAAAGCAGGGCGTCGATTCGCACTACTTCATCCTGCTCAACGCCAACAAGCGCAGCGTCACGATCAACCTCAAGACTGACAAGGGCCGCGAGCTTTTTATCGAGTTGGTGAAGAAAGTCGATATCCTCGCGGAGAACTATTCGCTGGGCACGCTCGAGGGCCTCGGCCTCGGCTACGACAAGCTGCGCGAAATCAATCCGCGGCTCATCTACCTGACGATCAAAGGCTTCGGCACCTATGGGCCGTACAGCAAGTTCAAGAGCTTCGACATGATCGCGCAGGCGACGGGCGGCGCGATGACGCTGACTGGATTTCCGGGCTCGCCACCGCTCAAGCCGGGTCCGACGATCGGCGACACCGGAACAGGGATCCACGCCGCGACTGGAGTGCTCGCCGCATACATCCAGCGCGAGCGCACCGGGCACGGGCAGAAGGTCGAAGTCGCGATGCAGGAGTGCGTGCTCAATTTTGTGCGCGTTCCGATGATGGGCACCTACATCACGCACAAGCCTTCGCCGCGAGTGGGAAATCGCACCAGTGCCGGACCGGGTGACGTCTTCAAGTGCGCGCCCGGGGGAGACAATGACTACGTGTTTATTCTCTGCACCACGCCCGATATGTGGGAGAGCCTGTGCCGCGCGATGGGCAAGCCCGAGATGGCGGCCGACGATCGCTTCAAGGACCATCGCTCGCGCGCCGCCAATATCGACGCTCTCACCGAGGCGATCCACGAATGGACCATGCAACGCAGCAAGCACGAAGTGATGCGCATCCTGGGCGAGGCTGGCGTGCCGTGCGGAAAGGTGCTGGACAGCGTCGAGCTGCTGAACGACCCGCACATGAAAGAGCGCGGCATGATCGTGACGATCAACCATCCGGCGCGCGGCGAGTTCACGATGCCGGGATGTCCGATCAAGCTCGAGGACTCTCCCGTCGAGGTGAAGCCCGCGCCGCTGCACGGACAGCATACGACGGAAGTCCTCGGCGAGATGCTCGGGATGAGCGCACAGCAGTGCGAAGCGCTTCGCGGCGAAGGCGTGATCTAA